In the Lebetimonas natsushimae genome, one interval contains:
- a CDS encoding bifunctional 2-C-methyl-D-erythritol 4-phosphate cytidylyltransferase/2-C-methyl-D-erythritol 2,4-cyclodiphosphate synthase — translation MSVTLIVLSAGNSSRFNYIVKKQWLRIENKPLWQFVADRLNSFYNFKKTIITANPEEVRIYKKISDYTIVPGERERQFSLKNALEKVKTPYVMVIDVARACIPEKIILDLIENKDKAECIVPFLKPVDTVVYKNSTIDRDDVKLIQTPQLSKTETLKKAINTDKLFTDERALIENIGGKILYIEGSEESRKITYFKDLNLPCLKPPKKTFLTGSGYDTHKFEENKKMILGGVEIDVPYGLKAHSDGDVVIHSLIDALLGGAGYGDIGEFFPDTDEKYKNISSIKLLKEVINILEKTGLEIINADISIIAEKPKLKNYKTKIAKNLTKLINAPVNVKATTNEKMGFIGRGEGIAVISSATLTYKDWYEDYNSRK, via the coding sequence TTGAGTGTTACTTTAATAGTACTTAGTGCCGGAAATTCTAGCAGATTTAATTATATCGTAAAAAAACAGTGGCTAAGAATTGAAAATAAACCCCTGTGGCAGTTTGTAGCTGATAGATTAAACAGCTTTTACAATTTTAAAAAAACAATAATTACCGCAAATCCTGAAGAAGTAAGGATTTATAAAAAAATAAGCGATTATACAATAGTCCCGGGAGAGAGAGAAAGACAATTCAGTCTAAAAAATGCGCTTGAAAAAGTTAAAACTCCTTACGTAATGGTTATAGACGTTGCAAGGGCGTGCATTCCCGAAAAAATTATTTTAGATTTAATTGAAAACAAAGATAAGGCTGAGTGCATTGTGCCTTTTTTAAAACCTGTTGATACAGTGGTTTATAAAAATTCCACCATTGACAGAGACGATGTAAAACTAATCCAAACACCACAGTTAAGCAAAACTGAAACACTCAAAAAAGCAATAAATACAGATAAACTTTTTACAGATGAAAGAGCTCTGATTGAAAATATTGGAGGCAAAATTCTATACATTGAAGGAAGTGAAGAGAGCAGAAAAATTACATATTTTAAAGATTTAAACCTCCCATGCCTAAAACCTCCAAAAAAAACATTCCTAACCGGCAGCGGTTATGATACGCATAAATTTGAGGAAAATAAAAAAATGATACTAGGAGGAGTGGAAATAGACGTTCCTTACGGTTTAAAAGCACACAGCGACGGAGATGTGGTAATTCATTCACTAATAGACGCACTGCTTGGAGGGGCAGGATACGGGGACATTGGAGAATTTTTCCCGGATACCGATGAAAAATACAAAAACATCTCTTCAATAAAACTTTTAAAAGAAGTTATCAATATTTTAGAAAAAACAGGTTTGGAAATAATAAATGCAGATATTTCAATAATAGCCGAAAAACCAAAACTGAAAAACTATAAAACAAAAATAGCCAAAAACCTCACAAAACTCATAAATGCTCCTGTAAATGTAAAAGCCACCACAAATGAAAAAATGGGATTTATCGGAAGGGGCGAGGGAATTGCGGTTATATCTAGCGCAACACTAACTTATAAGGACTGGTATGAAGATTACAATAGTAGAAAATGA
- a CDS encoding GTP cyclohydrolase I, with amino-acid sequence MLEKIRKIYESKNLTTPFEKALEIYNSTPCFKINENVYDKNPNWNDDVHFLMRLIATEKMKKVFKALKIDMDDPNVAENLEEGNIGTAGRIVKMWSGRDTKDDRELMGGRFNKPVRLAKFPNEISRDFDNPIIKEVDLTAVCSHHFAPFSTKFSDKAKIVIAYIPKDYVLGISKLQRVVRFIAQRGWLQEDLTKAIYKEISKTAETDDVYVKLKNIKHSCEFLRGALSESDGFTTEYFGGKFRKNRDLLDFVRNY; translated from the coding sequence ATGCTTGAAAAAATCAGAAAAATATATGAATCTAAAAATTTAACAACTCCTTTTGAAAAAGCACTTGAGATTTATAATTCTACGCCTTGTTTTAAAATAAATGAAAATGTTTATGATAAAAATCCAAACTGGAATGATGATGTGCATTTTCTAATGCGTCTTATTGCAACAGAAAAAATGAAAAAAGTTTTTAAAGCTCTTAAAATTGATATGGACGATCCTAATGTTGCTGAAAATTTAGAAGAGGGGAATATCGGAACCGCCGGCAGGATTGTAAAAATGTGGAGCGGGAGAGATACAAAAGATGACAGGGAACTTATGGGGGGCAGGTTTAATAAACCTGTAAGACTTGCAAAATTTCCAAATGAAATAAGCAGGGATTTTGATAATCCGATAATAAAAGAAGTCGATTTAACGGCGGTTTGTTCTCACCATTTTGCACCTTTTTCCACAAAATTTTCTGATAAAGCAAAAATTGTAATCGCTTATATTCCCAAAGATTATGTTTTGGGTATTTCAAAACTTCAAAGGGTGGTTAGATTTATCGCCCAGCGCGGATGGCTTCAGGAAGATTTGACAAAGGCTATTTATAAAGAAATTTCAAAAACCGCAGAAACCGATGATGTATATGTAAAACTTAAAAACATTAAGCATTCGTGTGAGTTTCTAAGAGGTGCTTTGAGTGAGAGCGATGGATTTACAACGGAATATTTTGGTGGAAAGTTCAGGAAAAACAGGGATTTGCTTGATTTTGTAAGGAATTATTAA
- a CDS encoding DNA-binding protein — protein sequence MKITIVENELYLAQSIQNNLSEKLNAKCEIYASYDEAAKSNADIFLVNTNLQGNLKNFILSNKDKIIILLAPYVTHSNVTQPIELGADDYIQKPFSIEELIRKILHLREFYTLKNKTHCFKNFIEYLLEDIEVEIPKNIRFPLLIKTNLKKAADKIVFEIAKKENIPVKIINLNNFSENDLRDEKQIYYCFNIEKNLEHIPLILFKRKTVFLADKDFQNIFNEFIEIEINSPKKIILEDEILSIEEYIKFIITTHQHKFPDTELSKKLGISRKSLWEKRKKYGIFKQK from the coding sequence ATGAAGATTACAATAGTAGAAAATGAATTATATTTAGCCCAGAGTATTCAAAACAACTTAAGCGAAAAACTGAATGCCAAATGCGAAATTTACGCATCATATGACGAAGCGGCAAAATCAAATGCGGATATCTTTCTTGTAAATACAAACCTGCAGGGAAATTTAAAAAATTTCATACTTTCAAACAAAGATAAAATAATTATTCTTTTGGCACCATACGTAACACATTCAAACGTAACCCAGCCGATAGAACTTGGAGCGGATGATTATATTCAAAAACCTTTTTCTATAGAAGAATTAATCAGAAAAATTTTACACTTAAGGGAATTTTATACCCTTAAAAACAAAACACATTGTTTTAAAAATTTCATAGAATATCTGCTTGAGGATATCGAAGTGGAAATACCAAAAAATATACGCTTTCCGCTTTTAATAAAAACAAATTTAAAAAAAGCTGCAGATAAAATTGTTTTTGAAATAGCAAAAAAAGAAAACATACCTGTAAAAATAATTAATTTAAACAATTTCAGTGAAAATGATTTAAGAGATGAAAAACAGATATATTACTGCTTTAATATAGAAAAAAATTTGGAACATATTCCATTAATTCTTTTTAAGAGAAAAACAGTGTTTTTAGCAGACAAAGATTTTCAAAATATATTTAATGAATTTATTGAAATTGAAATAAATTCCCCTAAAAAAATAATTTTAGAAGATGAAATACTGTCAATTGAAGAATATATTAAATTCATAATCACAACCCATCAACATAAATTCCCGGATACGGAACTTAGTAAAAAATTAGGTATCAGCAGAAAAAGTTTGTGGGAAAAAAGGAAAAAATATGGCATTTTCAAACAAAAATAA
- a CDS encoding sulfate adenylyltransferase, whose amino-acid sequence MAFSNKNKIFIDKEAYYTLAMVQAGLLNPIDKLMNKKEAQTADREKKYKGKSIPFSFILAPAGRRNEEVIKSNPKKIELFYNNRKIGEVEVEEIYEIDPLKRVETIYGSKDTKTYPQIAKTLKRLGKYAIAGNFWVEDYGIKKKIDYVREIIKNKKDVVGMTMHAKPIHRVHEKIMRQAIERNDLLIVFLIKNIEEEDVPYKLRFETLKYLVDTYFPKEKIIIIPLINTYIFSGVNEAILDAMIAKNFGCNKFIMGQTHKGLGIYYQADHLKSIFDSMNLEIEAKTINEYVYCNICKTIVSVNSCPHGSHHHISYHSDSILELLKTGLMPPTILMRKEISAKFLAHMFPNRFKNLEKLFYDISPNKGLIEESTDEDFYIALMKLYQTSSLT is encoded by the coding sequence ATGGCATTTTCAAACAAAAATAAAATATTTATTGATAAAGAAGCATATTATACCCTTGCAATGGTTCAGGCGGGATTATTAAATCCTATTGATAAACTGATGAATAAAAAAGAAGCTCAAACTGCCGACAGGGAAAAAAAATATAAAGGAAAATCTATTCCCTTTTCTTTTATTCTTGCACCGGCTGGGAGGAGAAATGAAGAAGTAATAAAGAGCAATCCAAAAAAAATAGAACTTTTTTACAATAATAGAAAAATAGGAGAAGTCGAGGTAGAAGAAATTTATGAAATTGACCCTTTAAAAAGAGTGGAAACAATTTATGGAAGCAAAGATACCAAAACCTATCCTCAAATTGCAAAAACACTTAAAAGACTTGGAAAATATGCAATTGCCGGGAATTTTTGGGTAGAAGACTACGGAATAAAGAAAAAAATAGATTATGTAAGAGAAATAATTAAAAATAAAAAAGATGTTGTCGGAATGACAATGCATGCAAAACCTATACACAGGGTCCATGAAAAAATAATGCGTCAGGCGATTGAAAGAAACGATTTATTAATAGTGTTTTTAATTAAAAATATTGAAGAAGAGGATGTACCATATAAACTGAGATTTGAAACATTGAAATATTTAGTAGATACTTATTTTCCTAAAGAAAAAATCATTATTATTCCTCTTATTAATACTTACATCTTTTCAGGAGTAAATGAGGCTATACTTGATGCAATGATTGCCAAAAACTTCGGATGCAACAAATTTATAATGGGGCAAACACATAAAGGCTTGGGAATTTATTATCAGGCGGACCATTTAAAAAGTATTTTTGATTCAATGAATCTTGAAATAGAGGCAAAAACAATAAATGAATATGTATATTGCAATATATGCAAAACAATCGTCAGTGTTAATTCATGCCCTCATGGAAGCCATCATCACATAAGTTATCACAGCGATTCTATTTTAGAACTGCTTAAAACCGGCCTTATGCCTCCTACAATTTTAATGAGAAAAGAAATAAGCGCAAAATTTTTAGCCCATATGTTTCCAAACAGGTTTAAAAATCTTGAAAAACTGTTTTACGACATTTCACCAAATAAAGGTCTTATTGAAGAGAGTACCGATGAGGATTTTTATATTGCACTGATGAAACTTTATCAGACAAGTTCACTTACATAA
- a CDS encoding Mrp/NBP35 family ATP-binding protein: MKEKIKELLQKVVYPGFKKSVVDFGFVKDIEVSEDGKKTIITYQIPSSDDEVAQRLNDTTVETLKEAGIEATTQIIRPKKPRETSSRGVNKMPSVKSFVMVSSGKGGVGKTTTAVNLALALAKEGKKVGILDGDIYGPNVARMLGMQDRKPEVVGNKVKAFEVMGIKFMSMANLLPEGKALMWRGAMLVKALQQFMEDVDWGELDILVIDMPPGTGDAQMTMAQQVPVTAGVAVTTPQTVAVDDAKRSFDMFKQLHIPIAGVIENMSGFICPNCGMEYDIFGKGAAAKLAKDYDTKVLAQIPIEPEIREGGDTGKPIVVSRPESESAKRFSKAAKELIEFIDYVLAEDLAGNEMIQPIYGVNGAPSACSVNR; the protein is encoded by the coding sequence GTGAAAGAAAAAATTAAAGAACTTTTGCAAAAAGTTGTATATCCTGGATTTAAAAAATCAGTGGTTGATTTTGGATTTGTAAAAGATATTGAGGTAAGCGAAGATGGTAAAAAAACAATTATAACTTATCAAATCCCATCAAGCGATGATGAGGTGGCTCAAAGATTAAACGATACTACCGTAGAAACTTTAAAAGAAGCTGGAATTGAAGCAACTACTCAAATAATAAGACCTAAAAAACCAAGAGAGACTTCAAGCAGAGGTGTTAATAAAATGCCAAGCGTTAAAAGTTTTGTAATGGTATCTTCCGGAAAAGGCGGGGTTGGTAAAACTACAACCGCCGTTAATTTAGCGCTAGCTCTTGCAAAAGAAGGTAAAAAAGTGGGAATTTTAGACGGAGACATTTACGGACCGAATGTTGCCAGAATGCTTGGAATGCAGGATAGAAAACCGGAAGTTGTGGGAAATAAAGTAAAAGCGTTTGAAGTTATGGGAATTAAATTTATGTCTATGGCAAATTTGCTGCCTGAGGGTAAAGCGCTTATGTGGAGAGGTGCTATGCTTGTAAAAGCGCTTCAACAATTTATGGAAGATGTGGACTGGGGAGAACTTGATATTTTAGTTATAGATATGCCTCCAGGAACCGGGGATGCTCAAATGACAATGGCACAGCAGGTACCGGTGACTGCAGGGGTGGCGGTAACTACCCCTCAAACAGTGGCAGTAGACGACGCAAAAAGAAGTTTTGATATGTTTAAACAGCTTCACATTCCGATTGCAGGTGTTATTGAAAATATGAGCGGATTTATCTGTCCAAATTGCGGAATGGAGTATGATATTTTTGGAAAAGGTGCTGCTGCGAAGTTGGCAAAAGATTATGATACAAAAGTACTTGCACAAATTCCAATTGAACCGGAAATCAGAGAAGGCGGAGATACAGGAAAACCTATTGTTGTATCAAGACCCGAGAGTGAGAGTGCAAAAAGATTTTCTAAAGCCGCAAAAGAGTTGATTGAATTTATTGATTATGTGTTGGCTGAAGATTTGGCCGGAAATGAGATGATTCAGCCAATTTATGGGGTAAACGGCGCTCCTAGTGCTTGCAGCGTAAACAGATAA
- the thiC gene encoding phosphomethylpyrimidine synthase ThiC, with the protein MRKEWIKKRSGKTRTQMYYAKQGIITEEMEYIAKKENLSAELIRSEVARGRLIIPANINHTHLEPMAIGRVTKTKVNSNIGASALASDIEEEVKKLKTSVKYGADTVMDLSAGAKNMDEIREAIIAASPVPIGTVPMYQIIDEIKDVEKLTYDDILRVLEKQAKQGVSYFTIHAGLLLRHMPLVAKRKMGIVSRGGSLTASWMLKHHKENPFYTIFDEILDICRRYDVSLSLGDSLRPGCLYDASDEAQLEELKTLGELTLKAWDKDVQVMIEGPGHVPINEIERNVRLEQIYCHEAPFYVLGPLVLDIGAGYDHIGSAIGAAMAAWYGVSMLCYVTPKEHLGLPNEKDVREGMMAYKIAAHSADIARKIPHARDRDDAMSDARYHFDWNRQFELALDPERAREFHDETLPQEVFKEAEFCSMCGPKFCSYKVTQDAMKQFNWDEFKKEAMEKMKNEN; encoded by the coding sequence ATGAGAAAAGAGTGGATTAAAAAAAGAAGCGGTAAAACACGTACCCAAATGTATTATGCAAAGCAGGGGATAATTACCGAAGAGATGGAATATATTGCAAAAAAAGAAAATCTTTCTGCTGAGCTTATAAGAAGCGAAGTGGCAAGGGGAAGACTTATAATTCCGGCAAATATTAACCATACTCACCTTGAACCTATGGCAATAGGCAGGGTTACCAAAACAAAAGTAAATTCAAATATAGGGGCTAGTGCTTTGGCCAGTGATATCGAAGAGGAAGTAAAAAAACTTAAGACTTCTGTAAAATACGGTGCCGATACTGTTATGGATTTAAGTGCCGGGGCTAAAAATATGGATGAAATAAGAGAGGCTATTATTGCGGCATCTCCTGTGCCAATCGGTACAGTGCCTATGTATCAGATTATTGATGAAATTAAAGATGTCGAGAAATTAACTTACGATGATATTTTAAGAGTGCTTGAAAAACAGGCAAAGCAGGGGGTCAGTTATTTTACAATTCATGCGGGGCTATTGCTTCGCCATATGCCGCTTGTTGCAAAAAGAAAAATGGGAATTGTAAGCAGGGGTGGTAGTTTAACGGCTTCCTGGATGTTAAAACACCACAAGGAAAATCCTTTTTATACGATTTTTGATGAAATTTTGGATATATGTAGACGTTATGATGTTTCACTTTCACTTGGAGATAGTTTAAGACCAGGATGTCTGTATGATGCAAGTGATGAGGCTCAGCTTGAAGAACTTAAAACTCTTGGGGAACTGACACTAAAAGCATGGGATAAAGACGTTCAGGTTATGATAGAAGGACCGGGGCATGTGCCTATTAATGAGATTGAAAGAAATGTAAGGTTAGAACAGATTTACTGCCATGAAGCGCCTTTTTATGTATTGGGACCTCTTGTACTTGATATAGGGGCAGGGTATGACCATATAGGCAGCGCAATAGGCGCGGCTATGGCGGCGTGGTATGGCGTCAGTATGCTATGCTATGTTACACCAAAAGAACATCTTGGGCTTCCGAATGAAAAAGATGTACGTGAGGGAATGATGGCATATAAAATTGCGGCTCACTCTGCTGATATTGCAAGAAAAATCCCTCATGCAAGAGACAGGGACGATGCAATGAGTGATGCAAGATATCATTTTGACTGGAACAGGCAGTTTGAACTGGCACTTGACCCTGAGAGGGCAAGGGAATTTCATGATGAAACACTTCCTCAGGAAGTATTTAAAGAAGCTGAATTTTGCTCTATGTGCGGACCGAAATTCTGTTCTTATAAAGTAACTCAGGATGCTATGAAACAGTTTAACTGGGATGAATTTAAAAAAGAAGCAATGGAGAAGATGAAAAATGAGAATTAA
- a CDS encoding PD-(D/E)XK nuclease family protein, with the protein MNLKIFTTSRQIKKWLENKDNQFLDKFYTLGEFLGKIVVVDGKKFIDEDLRKKYLFDAIKNIDVEKLGISRDFVNFFNDSNFIFSFFNELFLEDVDIDDVILSDVYLDYEKHLEILKEIRKNYEKLLDVDGYIDKFLIKDFRINDGLLDGIDKIEMVLDGYLSKFDLKVLEKIDKPIEITFSVDKFNKSLIEKSLKVAVDEGYKYKYDFKNQKLEKIKEIKNKPDIEIAYFSDRINQVNFVFGQIAKMVDEGISPEKIAVILPEEEFSEFLGLFDKYENLNFAMGESFIKSNLFIKLKAIYDYLISNDEMSYKKCEDVIEDFKNYDLIGFIEKTASNKERKVIDEELFKLKKFENLFNDKKEFLYFVLERFKNLTFDDVYSGKVTCMGVLESRGMEFDGVIIIDFNEDIVPRVSESDLFLNTFIRKTAKLPTRFDRENLQKHYYYQLIYNAKKVALSYVKNEEKAPSRFLYELGFDLGKSSDEIYKEVVYKYSREKEVAKYDDEFEIKYPLYPTTLKTLLECPKKYYFSKILKIENEIESEDEFFGNIFHEAVAEAVKNKDKIDSSDGYFKFLMEETTKRISNKKLLFDVLVEWEDKIKVFCESDFEEMKYSDNLVEENIKFVFEIKELAARADRIDIKDNEVVLIDYKTSKNAKKTEEYIYDFQTTFYYLWAKEKFPEKNIKTFIWDIANAKKIPGVLKVEGLKEILNNLPKKIKMAEDIMMDDKLIKKASDICRWCDYKTACGRD; encoded by the coding sequence ATGAATTTAAAAATTTTCACCACATCACGTCAGATAAAAAAATGGTTGGAGAATAAGGATAATCAGTTTCTTGATAAATTTTATACGTTAGGGGAGTTTTTAGGAAAAATTGTTGTGGTTGATGGTAAAAAGTTTATTGACGAGGATTTAAGGAAAAAGTATCTTTTTGATGCCATTAAAAATATAGATGTTGAGAAGCTTGGAATCAGCAGGGATTTTGTAAATTTTTTTAATGATTCTAATTTTATTTTTTCTTTTTTTAATGAACTTTTTTTAGAAGATGTGGATATTGATGATGTAATTTTGAGTGATGTTTATCTGGATTATGAAAAACACTTGGAAATTTTAAAAGAAATTAGAAAAAATTATGAAAAATTGCTGGACGTTGACGGTTATATTGATAAATTTTTAATTAAAGATTTCAGGATTAATGACGGATTGCTTGATGGAATTGATAAGATTGAGATGGTGTTAGACGGATATTTGAGCAAGTTTGATTTAAAAGTGCTTGAAAAAATAGATAAACCAATTGAAATAACTTTCAGTGTGGATAAATTTAATAAATCGCTTATTGAGAAATCTTTAAAAGTTGCCGTGGATGAAGGATATAAATATAAATATGATTTTAAAAATCAAAAACTAGAAAAAATTAAAGAAATTAAAAACAAGCCGGATATTGAAATAGCGTATTTTAGTGACAGGATAAATCAGGTAAATTTTGTTTTTGGGCAGATTGCGAAAATGGTGGATGAAGGAATAAGCCCTGAGAAAATAGCGGTAATTCTGCCTGAAGAGGAATTTAGTGAATTTTTAGGACTTTTTGATAAATACGAAAACTTAAATTTTGCAATGGGGGAAAGTTTTATAAAAAGCAATCTTTTTATCAAATTAAAAGCAATTTATGATTATCTGATAAGCAATGATGAAATGTCGTACAAAAAATGTGAAGATGTGATTGAAGATTTTAAAAATTATGATTTAATCGGTTTTATTGAAAAAACAGCCAGCAATAAAGAGAGAAAAGTTATAGATGAAGAGCTTTTTAAACTTAAAAAATTTGAAAATTTATTTAATGATAAAAAAGAGTTTTTATATTTTGTGCTTGAGAGGTTTAAAAATTTAACTTTTGATGATGTTTACAGCGGAAAAGTTACCTGTATGGGTGTGCTTGAAAGCAGAGGAATGGAGTTTGACGGGGTAATTATTATTGATTTTAATGAGGATATAGTCCCAAGGGTAAGTGAGAGTGATTTGTTTTTGAATACATTTATTAGAAAAACGGCAAAACTTCCAACAAGGTTTGATAGGGAAAATCTCCAAAAGCATTATTATTACCAGCTTATATACAATGCCAAAAAAGTAGCACTTAGTTATGTAAAAAATGAAGAAAAAGCTCCAAGCAGATTTTTATACGAACTAGGATTTGATCTGGGAAAAAGTTCAGACGAAATATATAAGGAAGTGGTTTATAAATATTCTCGAGAAAAAGAAGTAGCAAAATATGATGATGAATTTGAAATAAAATATCCTCTTTATCCAACCACTTTAAAAACACTGCTTGAATGCCCTAAAAAATACTATTTTTCTAAAATTTTAAAAATTGAAAATGAAATTGAAAGTGAAGATGAATTTTTTGGAAATATTTTTCACGAAGCGGTGGCCGAGGCTGTAAAAAATAAAGATAAAATAGACAGTTCCGATGGGTATTTTAAGTTTTTAATGGAAGAAACAACCAAAAGAATAAGTAATAAAAAGCTTCTTTTTGATGTATTGGTAGAGTGGGAAGATAAAATTAAAGTTTTTTGTGAGAGCGATTTTGAAGAGATGAAATACAGTGATAATTTGGTAGAAGAAAATATAAAGTTTGTTTTTGAAATAAAAGAGCTTGCGGCAAGAGCTGATAGGATAGATATCAAAGATAATGAAGTGGTATTGATTGATTATAAAACATCTAAAAATGCTAAGAAAACAGAAGAGTATATTTATGATTTTCAAACAACTTTTTATTATTTATGGGCTAAAGAAAAATTTCCTGAAAAAAATATAAAAACTTTTATTTGGGATATAGCAAATGCTAAAAAAATTCCCGGTGTTTTGAAAGTTGAAGGCTTAAAAGAAATATTAAATAATTTGCCTAAAAAAATAAAAATGGCAGAAGATATAATGATGGATGATAAATTAATAAAAAAAGCCAGTGATATTTGCAGGTGGTGTGATTATAAAACTGCATGTGGGAGAGACTGA